Proteins encoded by one window of Vitis riparia cultivar Riparia Gloire de Montpellier isolate 1030 chromosome 11, EGFV_Vit.rip_1.0, whole genome shotgun sequence:
- the LOC117925535 gene encoding LOW QUALITY PROTEIN: nudix hydrolase 19, chloroplastic (The sequence of the model RefSeq protein was modified relative to this genomic sequence to represent the inferred CDS: inserted 1 base in 1 codon) produces the protein MLFLLSSSSTSPLLSLCRKIPLKTLTTXTLSHLHSTMSINLKTHAFAGNPLRSTTPKPESLFSPISAFETLKSRLLENALLPSSPIFKVLPFRKGRPLATSTSPTGDSPPIWHLGWFNLGDFKGFLANSEFQLTENSFVYLGSRSEDDVVYWGIDVSEDSSLVPQFGAKHFGFVELRTLMVATDWTDEQAMSDLAIAGHARALLEWHNISCFCGHCGEKTVPMEAGRRKQCSNALCKKRIYPRVDPVVIMLVIDRENDRALLSRQSRFVPRMWSCLAGFIEPGESLEEAVRRETWEETGVEVGEVIYHSSQPWPVGPNSMPCQLMMGFFAYAKSVEINVDKEELEDAQWHSREDVKKALTFAEYKKAQRTAAAKVEQMCKGVEKGQNLSADFNVESGELATMFIPGPFAIAHHLISSWVNQVPLNGVEAQLKQPSGSLSNL, from the exons ATGCTCTTTCTCCTATCTTCTTCATCCACCTCTCCCCTTCTATCTCTTTGTAGAAAAATCCCCCTCAAAACTCTAACAA AAACTCTGTCCCACCTCCACTCTACCATGTCCATCAATCTCAAGACCCATGCCTTTGCTGGCAATCCTCTAAGATCCACTACCCCCAAACCTGAATCCCTATTTTCCCCCATTTCAGCCTTTGAAACCCTCAAATCTAGACTTTTAGAGAATGCCCTTTTGCCCTCTTCCCCAATTTTCAAAGTTCTGCCCTTCAGAAAGGGGAGGCCTTTAGCCACCTCTACGAGTCCCACAGGCGATTCCCCGCCTATTTGGCATCTGGGTTGGTTTAATTTGGGTGATTTTAAGGGTTTCTTGGCCAATTCCGAGTTTCAACTGACCGAAAACTCGTTTGTCTATTTGGGTTCGCGGTCGGAGGACGATGTAGTATACTGGGGAATTGACGTTTCTGAGGATAGTAGCTTGGTTCCTCAATTTGGTGCAAAGCACTTTGGCTTCGTCGAGCTGCGGACGCTGATGGTCGCCACTGATTGGACTGATGAGCAAGCCATGAGTGATTTGGCTATTGCTGGCCAT GCTAGGGCATTGCTAGAGTGGCATAACATATCATGCTTTTGTGGACACTGTGGAGAGAAAACAGTTCCCATGGAAGCTGGAAGACGGAAGCAGTGTTCAAATGCAttatgcaaaaagaggatttaCCCTCGAGTTGATCCA GTTGTCATTATGTTAGTTATTGATAGAGAAAATGATCGTGCACTCCTTAGCAGACAGTCTAGATTTGTACCCAGAATGTGGAGTTGCCTTGCTGGTTTCATAGAG CCAGGAGAAAGCTTGGAAGAAGCAGTGAGGAGAGAAACATGGGAGGAGACTGGTGTTGAAGTGGGAGAAGTTATCTACCATAGTTCTCAGCCATGGCCTG TTGGGCCAAATAGCATGCCGTGCCAATTGATGATGGGGTTCTTTGCCTATGCAAAATCAGTTGAAATAAATGTAGACAAGGAAGAGTTGGAAG ATGCTCAGTGGCACAGTAGAGAAGATGTGAAGAAGGCATTAACATTTGCTGAATACAAAAAAGCACAAAGAACTGCTGCAGCAAAGGTGGAACAGATGTGCAAGGGAGTTGAGAAGGGACAGAACTTATCTGCAGATTTCAATGTGGAAAGTGGAGAACTCGCTACCATGTTTATACCTGGCCCCTTTGCAATTGCCCATCATCTCATCTCTTCTTGGGTCAATCAAGTTCCATTGAACGGTGTTGAAGCTCAATTGAAACAACCTTCTGGTTCTCTATCAAATTTGTAG
- the LOC117925610 gene encoding zinc finger Ran-binding domain-containing protein 2, giving the protein MSRRGEWLCGYCQHWNFRSKEACHQCGNPMFSGGSDMSCGTDVLPGDWYCPACAAHNFASRTNCYKCQTPNLMGPGGIAYGSVPPGWKTGDWICNRAGCGCHNYACRIECYKCKSPRE; this is encoded by the exons ATGAGCCGCCGTGGAGAGTGGTTATGTGGGTATTGCCAACACTGGAACTTCAGAAGCAAAGAAGCCTGCCATCAGTGTGGCAACCCGATGTTCAGTGGCGGAAGTGATATGTCATGTGGGACAGATGTTCTTCCTGGGGATTGGTACTGCCCTGCCTGTGCAGCTCACAATTTTGCCAGCAGGACCAACTGCTACAAATGCCAAACCCCTAACTTGATGGGCCCTGGAGGCATCGCATACGGAAGTGTTCCGCCTGGCTGGAAAACCGGTGACTGGATCTGCAACAG GGCTGGATGTGGGTGTCACAATTATGCTTGCAGGATAGAATGCTACAAGTGCAAAAGCCCAAGGGAGTAG
- the LOC117925459 gene encoding early nodulin-93-like, translated as MAKNVAGSPLERNGLASFDQKLAMAKRCSHEGVVAGAKAAVVASIATAIPTMASAKWLPWAKANLNHTAQALIISTAAGAAYFIVADKTVLASARRNSLKKPCFSDV; from the exons ATGGCAAAGAATGTGGCTGGGTCTCCCCTTGAGAGAAATGGGTTGGCCTCATTTGACCAAAAGCTGGCCATGGCCAAGCGCTGCTCTCATG AGGGCGTAGTTGCAGGAGCCAAGGCTGCAGTTGTTGCCAGCATTGCCACTGCCATACCCACT ATGGCTAGCGCAAAATGGCTGCCCTGGGCAAAGGCCAATCTCAATCACACTGCTCAAGCTCTCATCATCTCTACAG CGGCAGGAGCGGCCTATTTCATAGTTGCGGACAAGACAGTGTTGGCGTCGGCTCGCCGCAACTCCCTCAAGAAACCCTGCTTCTCCGACGTATGA
- the LOC117925745 gene encoding zinc finger CCCH domain-containing protein 39-like, whose translation MSFPDSRALVAPPLHPFPVGDDDIGSWSQFPMNNEEYEVHSHFEYPPHKRTRNSEGQMPNSSPHPSMNPRIHPPNAPTSRGTSNIFFKTRICAKFKLGQCRNGENCNFAHGMEDMRQPPPNWQELVNVGGREEERGTKIWDEDQRIIHKMKLCKKFYNGEECPYGDRCNFLHEDPKKFRDDSARPRESFAISIGTTGPPMEHGSGSNLGSNLSSNLSSMNSGLDPFRGNVKPTYWKTKLCCKWETTGHCPFGEKCHFAHGQAELQMTSGGGGGWAEAEVGNTCSLPAKLPSVPANVSTPPELGTGAPINPERQNKKLLLQSKGFKKINRIYADWIDDLPSLNNKVKD comes from the exons ATGAGTTTTCCTGATTCCCGTGCTCTGGTTGCGCCACCATTGCATCCTTTTCCTGTTGGGGATGATGACATTGGTTCCTGGTCTCAGTTCCCAATGAACAATGAAGAATATGAGGTGCATTCACATTTTGAATACCCTCCTCACAAGAGGACTAGAAATTCTGAAGGCCAGATGCCAAATTCATCACCTCACCCATCCATGAATCCAAGGATACATCCACCAAATGCTCCAACCAGTAGAGGGACAAGCAATATTTTCTTCAAGACCCGGATATGTGCTAAATTTAAACTGGGTCAATGCCGGAATGGTGAGAACTGCAACTTTGCCCATGGTATGGAAGATATGCGCCAACCTCCACCCAACTGGCAAGAACTTGTTAATGTTGGTGGCCGTGAAGAAGAACGGGGGACAAAGATTTGGGATGAGGACCAGAGGATAATTCATAAGATGAAGCTGTGCAAGAAGTTCTATAATGGTGAAGAATGTCCATATGGGGACAGGTGCAATTTTCTTCATGAAGATCCAAAGAAGTTTAGGGATGATTCAGCGAGGCCTAGGGAGAGCTTTGCAATAAGCATTGGAACTACAGGCCCTCCAATGGAGCATGGAAGTGGTTCTAATCTTGGTTCTAACCTCAGTTCTAATCTCAGTTCTATGAATTCTGGTTTGGATCCTTTCAGAGGAAATGTGAAGCCTACATATTGGAAGACAAAGCTTTGCTGTAAGTGGGAAACCACTGGTCACTGCCCTTTCGGGGAGAAATGTCACTTTGCTCATGGGCAAGCTg AGCTACAGATGactagtggtggtggtggtggctgGGCTGAAGCTGAAGTGGGGAACACATGCTCCTTGCCTGCAAAGCTTCCCTCTGTTCCTGCTAATGTCTCAACTCCTCCTGAGTTGGGTACTGGGGCTCCTATCAATCCAGAAAGACAGAACAAGAAGCTGTTACTGCAGTCAAAAGGATTCAAGAAGATCAATCGAATTTATGCTGATTGGATTGATGATCTGCCATCATTGAACAACAAAGTGAAGGACTGA